Proteins encoded in a region of the Misgurnus anguillicaudatus chromosome 9, ASM2758022v2, whole genome shotgun sequence genome:
- the LOC129431819 gene encoding uncharacterized protein, which produces MGGNNCGIYILMYTLYMALGLEFDFTENDMPLIRKWWCAVLLDNFAPQIDQQCFKWAGTPRYSVPPLLKIALERTTTSTCAQNVLLAYRNAHLFKNQRFNLIIWLRCRFSERP; this is translated from the exons ATGGGTGGGAACAACTGTGGGATTTACATACTGATG TACACTCTGTACATGGCTTTGGGTCTGGAATTTGATTTTACAGAG aatgACATGCCTCTGATCAGGAAGTGGTGGTGTGCTGTTCTTCTGGACAACTTTGCTCCGCAAAT CGATcaacagtgctttaagtgggccggaacgccccggtactcagtaccgccacttctaaaaatagctcttgagcgtaccaccacctctacgtgcgcccagaacgtgcttttagcgtaccggaacgctcatctgtttaaaaatcagaggtttaatttaatcatttggctgcgctgccgcttttcagagcgcccttaa